The proteins below come from a single Natranaerofaba carboxydovora genomic window:
- a CDS encoding Ger(x)C family spore germination protein, whose amino-acid sequence MKKINKKSKVLIILISLSMSLNLSGCWDSLDIENRVLVKMIGIDTAKEDDRVEVTVQLIEIEGAGEEGEAGQDFITVSTTAYTIEEAIKGIRRKTGRELYLGYNQVIIFGHELAEEGVEEQLDFFLRHPDINIRNHLYVAHEEASEIIETPHLIEELPARTLELHILMDKGRHYIADLREYMMALLNETSDPMMGHIMKEEGDEEEESFEVLSGSLFKEDKFASFFVFKESRGVNWVLNPRRVDGAVTIQNPFDEEKGLSIDILDAKSEVSYENTTPDELKASIEVSVVGRLSENQVRRYQIDTTENIQQLNHRVSQSVANEVIAALEVSQEHEADIFGFGDLLYRTAPDIYYKLKDDWDEVYEDLEVAVEVETEIRRPGLRR is encoded by the coding sequence TTGAAGAAAATTAATAAGAAATCTAAGGTATTAATAATATTAATATCTTTATCCATGTCCCTTAACCTATCTGGTTGTTGGGACAGCCTTGATATAGAAAATCGGGTTTTAGTGAAGATGATTGGGATAGATACTGCAAAAGAAGATGACAGGGTCGAGGTGACAGTTCAGCTAATTGAAATAGAAGGGGCAGGAGAAGAAGGTGAAGCAGGTCAAGATTTTATCACAGTTAGCACAACTGCTTACACAATAGAAGAAGCAATAAAAGGTATACGAAGAAAAACCGGAAGAGAATTATATCTAGGTTATAACCAAGTAATAATTTTTGGTCATGAGCTAGCTGAAGAAGGCGTTGAAGAGCAACTTGATTTTTTTCTTAGACATCCTGATATAAATATAAGAAATCATTTGTATGTTGCCCACGAAGAAGCGTCAGAAATAATAGAAACACCTCATCTGATAGAAGAACTCCCTGCAAGAACACTAGAACTACATATATTAATGGATAAAGGAAGACATTATATAGCAGATTTACGAGAATATATGATGGCTCTTCTAAACGAAACCTCTGACCCTATGATGGGACATATTATGAAAGAAGAAGGAGATGAGGAAGAAGAAAGTTTTGAAGTGTTAAGCGGTTCTTTGTTCAAAGAGGATAAATTTGCAAGTTTTTTTGTATTTAAAGAGTCTAGAGGAGTTAACTGGGTTTTAAATCCTCGTAGAGTAGATGGGGCAGTTACCATTCAAAATCCCTTTGATGAAGAAAAAGGGTTAAGTATAGATATTCTAGATGCAAAAAGCGAAGTTTCTTACGAAAATACAACTCCAGATGAACTAAAAGCATCTATAGAGGTAAGTGTAGTGGGCAGACTTTCTGAAAATCAAGTTAGAAGGTACCAAATTGATACAACTGAAAATATTCAGCAGTTAAATCACAGAGTGTCGCAGAGTGTAGCAAATGAAGTTATCGCTGCTTTAGAAGTCTCACAGGAGCACGAAGCGGACATATTTGGTTTTGGTGATCTTCTATATAGGACTGCCCCAGATATCTACTATAAGCTAAAAGATGATTGGGATGAAGTATATGAAGACTTAGAAGTGGCAGTTGAAGTCGAAACTGAAATAAGAAGACCTGGACTTAGAAGATAA
- a CDS encoding GerAB/ArcD/ProY family transporter → MNERISLFQTGMLLITAILPTAILTAPTKIIDGARQDSHIAVLLFTGYAFLLVLIYIPLIRRMGRTDLIKFTEKVIGKIPGKGIGLLIIIAYFFLNILIIREVSALLLISFFDMTPLWFFDLSHLAIASILVYGGLEPIARTNQFFFPFLILGFLFAALLNINEWNFLFLRPVLHEGISPLLEGALPGTIFFGEIFIILIIAPSVKKLKNVYKTLLLVVFFNGTFMLMSVLSILLLLGPDLSIELTFPFLTNSRYIGGLILLENIDVVILAVWVVGGILKIAIFYYVVAFLTSKLIPMPNYNCSIPLLFIMFFVFSHYFIDNYIHLLELIEWSTPIYFFINGGFPLILLLLSYLRRISFEEN, encoded by the coding sequence ATGAATGAAAGAATCTCTTTATTTCAGACAGGGATGCTATTAATAACAGCTATTTTACCCACTGCCATTTTAACCGCTCCAACTAAAATTATTGACGGGGCAAGGCAGGATAGCCACATAGCCGTTTTATTATTTACCGGATATGCTTTTTTGTTAGTACTTATATACATACCCCTTATTAGGCGAATGGGGCGAACTGATTTAATCAAATTCACAGAAAAAGTTATAGGGAAAATACCCGGAAAAGGAATAGGACTGCTAATCATTATAGCTTATTTTTTTCTAAACATCTTGATTATTAGAGAAGTCTCCGCTTTATTATTAATTAGTTTTTTTGATATGACGCCTTTGTGGTTTTTTGATCTTTCTCATTTGGCTATAGCTAGTATCTTAGTATATGGAGGCTTAGAACCCATCGCTAGGACCAATCAGTTCTTTTTTCCATTCCTTATTCTCGGCTTTTTGTTTGCAGCACTTTTGAATATCAACGAATGGAATTTTCTTTTCTTAAGGCCAGTTTTACATGAAGGAATATCTCCACTTTTAGAAGGGGCACTACCTGGAACAATATTTTTTGGTGAAATCTTTATCATTCTTATAATAGCACCTTCTGTAAAAAAATTAAAGAATGTCTACAAAACTTTGCTTCTTGTAGTATTTTTTAACGGTACTTTTATGCTAATGTCAGTTTTATCTATACTTTTGCTTCTTGGCCCGGATTTATCTATAGAGTTAACTTTTCCATTTCTAACAAACTCCAGGTATATAGGTGGATTAATATTGTTAGAAAACATAGATGTTGTAATACTAGCTGTATGGGTTGTAGGGGGAATACTTAAAATCGCTATCTTTTATTACGTGGTAGCTTTTTTAACATCAAAACTTATACCTATGCCAAATTATAATTGTTCTATTCCACTGCTTTTTATTATGTTTTTTGTTTTCAGTCATTACTTCATAGATAACTATATACATTTGCTTGAACTAATAGAATGGTCAACTCCTATTTATTTTTTTATAAACGGAGGTTTTCCTTTAATTCTTTTGTTACTGAGCTATTTAAGGAGGATAAGCTTTGAAGAAAATTAA
- a CDS encoding spore germination protein, translating into MKKLINKIKNKIQDPNKSIFYEESSNNEQYISKKVDENEKTLKNEIFSNNEGDLEYRTLYINDSNNKKIKILLVFVDSLTDDQIINEDILKPLMLEQRAANISIEPSKELSKSLGERVLNVSDVSYENIMNTVVEKILDGYTAVFVEGSPECIIADTKGWDERAVSEAEAERTIRGPQTGFNENIKASMGLIRRRIKSPELKVKQFVIGRRSKTKVNVLWMEGICNEKIIQEVTRRLDSLDVDQLICATNLSEMIDDNPLSPFNSQFLTERPDVASAGLLEGRAAVLIDGTVTSLIVPMLFIENLISPADFYGRYHYIFIVRWIRYVAAIISEALPAFYVSVISFHPEIIPTILAARVYGSREGVPFPAFIEMIIVGVFFESLREAGATIPLAFGSAVSIIGALILGQQVVEAGIISSIGVIIGAVTGISSFLIPNVEFTRSLILPRFIFTILAALLGMYGVMAGVLLMLYHLASMRSFGVPYLSPMAPFELADIKAFIMRTPYFLQGGRPKSFEAKDKKRQSPKLSKFFFKYKITEE; encoded by the coding sequence ATGAAAAAATTAATAAACAAGATAAAAAATAAAATTCAAGATCCTAATAAATCTATTTTTTATGAAGAGTCTAGTAATAATGAGCAGTATATAAGTAAGAAAGTGGATGAGAATGAGAAAACTTTAAAAAATGAAATATTTTCAAATAATGAAGGAGATCTTGAATACAGAACTTTATACATCAATGATTCAAACAACAAGAAGATAAAGATTTTACTTGTCTTTGTGGATTCATTAACAGATGACCAAATTATAAATGAAGATATACTGAAACCTTTAATGCTTGAACAAAGAGCTGCTAATATCTCCATCGAACCGTCAAAAGAATTGAGTAAAAGCCTGGGTGAACGTGTACTAAATGTTTCTGATGTTAGTTATGAGAACATAATGAATACTGTAGTAGAGAAAATATTAGATGGTTATACTGCAGTATTTGTTGAAGGTTCGCCAGAATGTATCATTGCCGACACAAAAGGTTGGGACGAACGAGCTGTATCTGAAGCTGAAGCAGAAAGGACTATTAGGGGGCCTCAAACGGGATTTAATGAAAACATTAAAGCTAGTATGGGGTTAATTAGGCGCAGGATAAAAAGTCCTGAATTGAAGGTGAAACAATTTGTAATAGGGCGTCGTAGTAAAACTAAAGTTAACGTTCTATGGATGGAAGGTATCTGTAATGAAAAGATAATTCAGGAAGTAACTAGAAGACTTGATAGTCTTGACGTGGATCAACTGATTTGTGCTACTAATCTTTCTGAAATGATTGACGATAATCCACTGTCGCCATTTAATTCGCAGTTTCTAACAGAGCGCCCCGATGTGGCATCTGCTGGTCTTTTGGAAGGAAGGGCTGCTGTTTTGATAGATGGAACGGTAACCTCTTTAATAGTTCCCATGCTCTTTATTGAGAATTTAATTTCACCTGCTGATTTTTATGGCAGGTATCATTACATATTTATAGTCAGGTGGATTAGATACGTAGCGGCTATTATAAGTGAAGCTCTTCCGGCATTTTATGTTTCTGTTATATCTTTTCACCCTGAAATAATTCCAACTATTTTAGCGGCCAGGGTTTATGGCAGTAGAGAAGGAGTGCCCTTCCCTGCTTTTATAGAAATGATAATTGTTGGTGTTTTTTTCGAATCATTAAGAGAAGCAGGTGCTACTATTCCTCTCGCTTTTGGAAGTGCTGTCAGTATTATAGGAGCCCTTATACTCGGGCAGCAGGTAGTTGAAGCTGGCATCATAAGTTCTATCGGTGTAATTATCGGAGCTGTGACAGGTATTTCTTCCTTTTTGATACCCAATGTTGAATTTACTAGATCACTAATATTACCAAGGTTTATATTTACAATTTTAGCAGCACTTTTGGGCATGTATGGAGTGATGGCAGGGGTATTATTGATGTTATATCACCTGGCTAGTATGAGGTCTTTTGGCGTGCCTTATCTTAGCCCAATGGCACCTTTTGAGTTAGCAGATATTAAAGCTTTTATTATGCGTACTCCTTATTTTTTGCAGGGAGGTAGACCAAAAAGTTTTGAAGCAAAAGATAAGAAAAGACAAAGCCCAAAGCTGAGTAAATTTTTCTTTAAATATAAAATCACAGAAGAATAG
- the trkA gene encoding Trk system potassium transporter TrkA has protein sequence MHIIVIGGSRVGRELSKKLIRKEQSVIMIEKNEAKAREIEKNIKIPVVDGNGANIDDLKKAKVKHAQMVIAVTENDAVNVISCMLAKHLGIPLTVARVLQPESVGAGHSSGLSKSQLGLDFVINPKKALAQEISKLIQFPYAGEIEQFADGRVTIAEVDVESDSKVINQKLRDITLPEGCMVMGIKKTNGKLILPENNDIIKEGDKIYLAGNTCIIEDASFEIVTEKSSSNRVVILGGGKAGFHLAELLEASPEHNYLIKIIEKDHSRCCYLKRSLRKSIILEGSYFNEEEIEEADVLVSLTGDDKTNIIASIMAQKKDIKIFSEINDLYYNNIFEAVGIKKIINPHLITTSQILRFARKENIVSLVILQNENAEVMEILLPESSPASGRKICQINLPPKLKIGPIVRDDKVIIPDKDTVFQQNDRVIVFAPFSMNDNKIHSYLVHSK, from the coding sequence ATGCATATTATAGTAATCGGAGGAAGCAGAGTCGGAAGGGAACTATCCAAAAAGCTAATCAGAAAAGAACAAAGCGTAATAATGATAGAAAAAAATGAAGCTAAAGCAAGGGAAATAGAAAAAAACATCAAAATCCCTGTTGTAGACGGCAACGGTGCAAATATAGATGATCTAAAAAAGGCAAAAGTAAAACACGCCCAGATGGTCATAGCAGTAACAGAAAACGATGCAGTTAATGTTATATCATGCATGCTTGCAAAGCACTTAGGAATACCTTTGACTGTCGCCAGGGTATTACAGCCGGAAAGTGTTGGAGCAGGACATTCATCAGGACTATCAAAATCACAGCTTGGTCTTGATTTTGTAATAAATCCAAAGAAAGCACTCGCTCAAGAAATATCAAAGCTTATCCAATTCCCCTATGCAGGAGAGATTGAGCAGTTTGCAGATGGCAGGGTAACTATTGCAGAAGTTGATGTAGAGTCCGACTCTAAGGTCATAAATCAAAAGTTAAGGGATATAACTTTGCCAGAAGGCTGCATGGTAATGGGAATTAAAAAAACTAACGGCAAATTAATACTCCCTGAGAACAATGACATTATAAAAGAAGGGGACAAAATATATTTAGCAGGTAACACCTGTATTATTGAAGATGCAAGTTTTGAAATAGTCACCGAAAAGTCTTCATCAAATAGAGTTGTTATCCTTGGAGGTGGTAAGGCAGGCTTTCATCTGGCAGAATTATTAGAAGCAAGTCCAGAACATAATTATCTGATCAAAATTATCGAAAAAGACCACAGTAGGTGCTGTTATTTAAAAAGGAGCCTACGAAAAAGTATAATCCTTGAAGGCAGTTACTTTAATGAAGAAGAAATAGAAGAAGCAGACGTATTAGTTTCGTTAACAGGCGATGACAAAACCAATATAATAGCCTCAATAATGGCACAAAAAAAGGACATTAAGATTTTTTCTGAAATTAATGATCTTTATTACAACAATATTTTTGAGGCTGTTGGGATAAAAAAAATTATTAACCCACATTTAATTACCACATCTCAAATATTACGGTTTGCAAGAAAAGAAAACATAGTATCTCTTGTCATACTACAAAATGAAAATGCTGAAGTCATGGAGATTCTTCTGCCTGAATCCTCTCCTGCTTCAGGCAGAAAGATCTGCCAGATAAATTTACCTCCAAAATTAAAAATAGGTCCAATTGTTAGAGATGACAAGGTTATCATACCTGATAAAGATACTGTTTTTCAGCAAAATGATAGAGTTATAGTATTTGCACCCTTTTCGATGAATGACAACAAAATACACAGCTATCTTGTTCACTCTAAATAA
- a CDS encoding NAD-dependent epimerase/dehydratase family protein has protein sequence MTSLITGGSGFLGSSIARELISQGENVVLFNRSGKQGMIPDSIVDKVVFEQGDLACWAEVLDVVSKHKVDTIYHCGALLSGSAEESPLKAYEVNTLGTWYILEAARLFDVKKVLFVSSIASFGSYIEDPVPNTAPQYPSTLYGVSKVSSERLGEYYKTKFDVNFRGVRFPSVIGPKRGEGGASAYSSLVFEKAVLGEPYSIYVEPNSKIPLLYIKDAVKALIELGNADENSLNYRMYNIRGFSPTAKQIVEEIKEILPDAEISFDPNQDMINIVDGWPDCLDDSEAQNDWGWKNDYNIKDTLLDFKNELEC, from the coding sequence GTGACCTCATTAATAACTGGAGGAAGTGGATTTTTGGGATCAAGTATTGCAAGAGAATTAATAAGTCAGGGAGAAAATGTTGTCCTTTTTAACAGAAGTGGCAAACAAGGTATGATACCCGATTCAATAGTTGACAAAGTAGTTTTTGAACAGGGAGACCTCGCATGCTGGGCTGAGGTTTTAGATGTAGTTAGTAAGCATAAGGTTGATACAATTTATCACTGTGGTGCATTACTATCAGGAAGTGCCGAAGAGTCTCCATTAAAAGCTTATGAAGTTAACACCCTTGGAACGTGGTACATTTTGGAGGCAGCAAGACTCTTTGATGTAAAGAAAGTTCTTTTTGTTAGTTCTATCGCTTCTTTTGGTTCTTATATAGAAGACCCTGTTCCAAACACTGCCCCACAATATCCAAGCACTTTGTACGGCGTTAGTAAGGTCTCTTCAGAAAGGCTTGGAGAATATTACAAGACAAAATTTGACGTTAATTTCAGAGGTGTTAGATTCCCTTCTGTTATAGGTCCAAAAAGAGGTGAAGGCGGTGCTTCAGCTTATTCCTCTCTAGTCTTTGAAAAAGCTGTCTTAGGTGAGCCTTACTCAATATATGTAGAACCCAACTCTAAAATTCCACTGCTGTATATTAAAGATGCGGTCAAAGCATTGATAGAGTTAGGAAATGCAGATGAAAACAGTTTAAATTACCGTATGTACAACATCCGCGGATTCTCCCCTACAGCCAAACAAATTGTAGAAGAAATTAAAGAGATCCTCCCAGATGCAGAGATCTCCTTTGACCCTAACCAGGATATGATAAATATAGTAGATGGTTGGCCGGATTGTCTAGATGATTCTGAAGCACAAAATGACTGGGGCTGGAAAAATGATTATAATATAAAGGACACATTACTTGATTTCAAAAATGAATTAGAGTGTTAA